Within the Gimesia sp. genome, the region AAAACAAGCGGTTTGAATTTCGCTGCCCCGATTCGTCTTCGAATCCGTACCTGGCGATGTCGGCAGTACTGATGGCGATGCTGGACGGGATTCAGAACAAGATCGATCCAGGGCATCCGCTGGAAAAAGACATCTATGATCTGAAACCCGATGAACTGGCCGAACTGCCGGGAGTTCCAGTTTCGCTGGAAGAGTCGTTGCAGGCTTTACGCGACGACCACAAGTTCCTGCTGGTGGGTGATGTCTTCACTGAAGACGTGATCGATACCTGGATCTGGTATAAGACCAGCCACGAAGTGGCCGCTCTGCGTGAGCGTCCTCATCCCTTTGAATTCGCGATGTATTACGACATCTGATCGCGGGCCTGTCGGAAGCGATATATCCTACGGGAAGCAGTCCGCGATATTGATGACATTTCCAGTAGTGATTACAGGGACGTTGTTGTTGTTCGTCGAGAGGTTCGGCAGATCTTCGATTTTGATAACGCCTCCGAAGTTGGTGCTGAATTCAAACAGATGATACGCGGTGTTGTTTAAGATCTCCATACAGAGTTCGGAGCCGGAATCTTCCGAGTAGATCAGCAGGTCTTCGGCGGTATTTGCGCTGTTGGTGAAGTTGTTCTGATTGATGCGCATCCGGGCTGCTGCTCCGGATTTCACGTCGGTCCGCAGGTTGTACTGGTTGGGTCCGAAGGTGTTGTCCGTGAGGAAAATGTCGTGGCTGGTGCCCAGACCGATGTCGGCGATGAAGCCATAGGCGAAGACTTCTGAATCATCGGGATCCGAGATCAGGTTCTGGCTGACGTTGGTAGTAGTGGCTCCTGCGGTCTGCAGTTCGAGCCAGATTGCCCTGCCGAGTGTCGCGTGGTCGTTGGTGACGATTTTGTTATCGATGATATCCGTCATCGCAGAGCCGTTCAGATGACTGACCTGAATGCCGTTAAAGATGCCAGATCCCGTGAGGGGACCGTCTTCATTAAAAATGGTATTGCCGGAGATGGTGGTGTGTGTGGTGCCGGTCGAGTTGCCCTGATACTTGATACCTCCTGCGAGAGAGAAGTCGAAGCCGGTAATAATATTGTCGCGGATGCGGGTAGTAATATCCCCGGCGTTCGCGGTGATATTGATGCCGTAGTCGGAGCCCTGGACTTCACTGGTGATCGTGTTGCGATCGATGTCGATCTGGGCGTCATTATTGACGGAGACGGAAATGGCGTCGCCGAAGACAGCCGGGCCTGCGTCGCTGGCCAGACTTCTGAGGGTGTTATCCGCGATGACGATCCGGCCGGAACTGTTAACGATTTCAATCATGTCGTCATCGATGGCTTCCAGTGTGTTGTTGCGGATGAAGATGTCGCGTGCGTTTTTCAGGAAGATGCCGTTATTGGCATCGTTGGTGATTGTGTTGTGGGTAATTGTGATCTGCTGCGCACCGTCGGCCCTGATGGAGGGGCTTTCGTCAATTGTGACAATCCGGAAGCCGGAGAGCAGGGTGCGATCATTCATGGTAAAGCTGCCGTTGATCTGCGGGAAGAGTCCGGTGTTGGAACCGGGCAGCAGCTGCTGACCAAACTGGGTGTTGATGAACTGGGCGGGGCCTGAAGACATCACCTGTGTACCGGGGGCGAGAGTGAAGTCGCCGGTTTCGGAAGTGCCGCGATGATCGAAGACGATCAGATCACCTGCCTGGGTGCGTGTGTCGTTAAACGCTTTGGTGAGTGTTTCGTAGGGATCTTCAAAAGAGCCATCGCTGTTGCCCCCCGCGGCGACGTGCATGAAGTAGTAGGGATTGCCGGTGGCGGGATTACGAATGAGTGTATTGCTGGCGCTGGCGTGTTCCTGATTATCGACGACGATGGCGCGAAGTCGTTCGGGGCTTTCGCCGAGACGATCCCGGGCGGTGAGGTCCATGCGGGGACCGTTTTTGAGTCCGGTGATGCTGGGCCACTGGAACGAGACGGAGAAGTTGACAGTGGTATCGAAGACGCGGTCGTTCTGGACGCTGAGGTTGAGGGCGACCTGGTCGTTGATGCGGCTTTCGATGCGGGACTTCCAGCCCCAGGCCTGTTGACTGCCTTGCGCCTGGAAGTGGTACCAGCCGGCGAAGGCACGGACGTCGGTATTGAAACCGGTGAGAACTCTGCGACCGGCTTCCATGTCGACGCCGGTCATCGCGGCCTGGTAAAAGCGGGTGAGCGTTCCCCCGTAGAGGTAGTGGCCGGAGAAATAATAGTTGCCTGTGCCGGACATGCTGGAGCCCCACTGCTTCCGCCGGGTGCCTGTGGGGACATACCAGTTGAGGCGGCCTTCCCAGAAATCGCCGATGAGTTCAGCCCCACCTGAGACCTGGCTGAAGTTGGCGTAGCCGGCGTTCCGAGTATCGTAGTAGAGGTACGCGCCGACGGTGTGTTCCCATTCGGGAAGATAGCGGCGGGCACCAAAGCCGACGTTAGAGCCGAGGTTCGTGCTGTCGGAGTCGATCAGAAGTCGGGCGTCGAGGAAGAACAGCGAGTTGCTGTCTTCACCTTCGAAAAGGGGCAGGAAGCCGTCGAAGGATGAGAGTCCGCCGATGCGTCCAATGGTATCACCGGCCTGGTAGCGATAGCCGAAATGGGGATGGTAGCGTCCAAACCAGTCGGCATCCCCAAAGAGTTCCGCCACATCTGCCTGGACATTTTCTGACTGCGGCGCAGGGCTGGTCTCCTGTGTGCTCGCCAGTAAGCTCAGAGGTAAGCAGAAGAATGTGAATAATCCCAGCCAGGCCCGCTTCATGGAATCTATCCCGTAGATGCTCTCGTCTAAATCAAAACCGTTGAAGTTTTTTTCGACGAGAGACTACAGGGGCTTCAATCAGGATACGTTAAATGTATACGGTTCCTGACAGTTGTTCTGGTTGGTTAAGCTGGGGGCAATGGGCGGCGGCTGAGCGTTGTGACATATCAGTGCTGGTACAATTGTGAATGCTTTCAGCAGGGAATCAGTCTTGCATGCAGCCTGAGTTTCAGCAGAAATTGCCGGTTGTTATGGGGCATTCTGCACATTTCCGATGGTCGTGATTGAGGCGCCGTTATTATTGATCTGCAGGTTCGGCAGATCCTCAACAAGTATCTCTCCCCCCAATACGGCTTCGAAGTACAGAGATGTATCGGTGTTGTTCCCCGTTACATCCAACAGAAGCGAATTCGATCCAAACGAGGTGAAGACATCAAGTCCTCGTCCGCCAATCCCGGCGCTGCCGTTGAGGATGTTGTCGTGGATCTGGACGTTGGCAGAAGCGCCAGATATTGTGTCCGCCACGATCTCGATGCCGTCATCAAAGACTCCCCCGTATTGAGCAATCTTGTTTTTATTTATGAAGAGAGTGTTGTTTGTACCCCGATCAATGTCCACGGCAATCCCGTCGGTAAACAAGGCCAAATTATTGTCATCAGAGATAATGTTCTCTGTGATATAAGAAGTCGTGGTCCCTGTTGTATTCAGGTTGAGATAGATGCTGGTTCCAAACAGATTTCCGACATCGTCTGAGTCGATCGTGTTCTGCGAGATCGTCGTCGTGGCAGAACCATCATCGTAAATCACGTTGATCGCATTTCCAAAGGCCCCCGCGGTATTGTTGATTGTGTTGTTGGAAATGTTGGTGGTCATCACCCCATTCGCAGTACCGTGGAATGTGATGGCATCGCCGAAGGCGCCAATTGTGTTGGTGATGGTGTTACCGGTAATCGTGGTGTCTACGACGCCGGTTGAGTTACTGGTAAAATCAATCCCATTTCCGAAGGCGTCCACGAAACTAGTAATCTGGTTGTCTCTGATGCGTGTCGTCACATCCCCGGAACTGGCTGTGACTTCAATTCCCGAACCGGCAAGCGCAATCACACTGGTAATGGTATTGTTGTCGATGTCAACGTTCGCATTTCCATTGAGGGTGACGTCTATACCGGTACTAAAGGCAGTTACAATACTTCTGATTGTGTTGCCGCTGATGGTACCGTTTCCACTACCACTCACCGAGATGCCATCAGAGTCGGCATTGTTGATCGTATTGGAAGAGAAATTGAAGTTGTTGACATTCACCCCGTTGATACCGTATGTACTGGGTGAATTGATCGTGGTGTTTTTGATGGTGATATTATTCGAGTTGACGATTTGGACGCCTGAGAACCCACTGTTATTGAATGTCCCGCCGTTGAGTGTGACGCTCCCGCTTACATTATTGATATCCAGCGGTGCCAGAGTGGTGTTGCTGGTGTTCAACTCGGCGATTGTGATATTCGCTGAGCTGTCGTCGATATCCACGGCTGTCGATCCATTGGTGGTTGTGATTTGACCGAACTCAATTGTTCCGCCAGAATTCGCAATTACGACCGCATTACCGTTGGTATTCGTAATGGAGCTGTTGGTAAAGGTCACATCAGCCGCGTTTTGGCTGCCCGTAATTGATACGCCCAGCCCATCCGTTTTTGTGAGGGGGGTTTGGTCGAATGTGGCGGGGCCTGTTAAATTTGTCAGACTGATAGCCGTACCAGCTCCGTTATGATTGATCGTATTGTTCGAGACCATCAGGTTCCCCACGCCATTGGCAATAATCGAAGAACCAGCACCAGTGGTGGTGATATCAAACCCGGAGAGGACACTGTTATTGCTCATCGTGAAGCTACCCGTGATGTCCGGGTTAATACCGGTACCGGAGTCGGGCAGCTGGAGCGATCCGAACTGGGAGTTGATGAACTGTGCGGGTCCTTCGGAGAGGACCTGTGTATTGTCAGCCAGGACGAAGTTACCGGTTTCCGAACCGTCGCGGTGGTCGTAGACGATCAGGTCGCCAGCTTGAGTCCGTGGATCAGCGAAGGCAGCGGCGAGGGTGGCGTAGGGATCTTCGTAGGAGCCGTCACTGTTCCCACCGGTGGCGACGTGCATGAAGTAATACGGGTTGCCGGTTGATGGATTGATAATCAGGCCGCCGTTAGGATCCTGGACTTCCTGGTTGTCGACGACGATGGCACGAAGCCGTTCGGGGCTTTCACCGAGACGATCCCAGGCTTTGAGATCGGAGCGGGGGCCGTTGCGGAGGCCGGTGATGCTGGGCCATTGAATGCCGACGGAAAAGTTGACCGTGGTATCGAAGACGCGGTCATTCTGCACGCTGAGATTCAGCGCGACCATATCCGAGATGCGGCTTTCGACGCGTGATTTCCAGCCCCAGGCCTGGGGGCTTCCGGATGCCTGGAAGTGGTACCAGCCCGCGTAGGCGCGGAGATCCATGTAGTCATTGGTGTAGAATTTGGCACCCGCTTCCATGTCGAGGCCTTTCATCGCGGCCTGGTAGTAACGGGTGAATGTGCCACCATACAGATAGTGGCCGATGAACTGGTAGCTGCCACCATTGTTGACGTGCGTGGTTGCATACTGCTTACGTGTAGTACCGGTGGGGACGTACCAGTTGAGGCGGGCGTCCCAGATATCACCCAGGGTTTCAATACCGCCGGAAATCTGATCAAAGTTGGCATAGCCGGCGTCGCGGGTGTCATGGTAGATGTAGCCCCCGATGGTCCGTTGATATTCGGGCAGATACTGACGGGCGCCGAGACCCACGTTGGAGCCGAGGTTGTGATTGTCGTCACCCAGAAGCAGGCGGGCGTCGATGAACATCAGCCAGTCACTGTCATCGCCTTCCAGTACGGGGAAGAAGGCATCGAAGGATGAGAGTCCACCGATGCGACCGATGGTGTCTCCAGCCTGGTAACGGTAGCCGACATGCGGGCGATAGCGGCCGAACCAGGCAGAGTCGCCAAACAGTTCGCTGACATCGCCACTGACCTGGCCTCCTTCGAAGCCGGGGTCTACCGGTTCGGGATCGAAGGTATCTGCAGAGAGTGGGCTGGCGGTGCCACACAGGACTAACAGCAAGGCGAAGTACAGTCGTTTCATGGATTCCATTCCAGAGAGAGTACGGTGGTTATCTGGAATATTCGTCTGTCACTACTTTCGATCTGAACGGTAAAATCCTGCAGGTCGTCAGAAGGGGATACTGTGTGTTGTACAGATCGGCTCAGTCAAAGCTGGTAAAAGATGACGGTTGGCGGGATGGTATGCCGGCTATGAAATCAGTGGGAGATTGTGCAGTATTCGGGGAGTGTCTGGATTAAGGCAGGAGCCAGTCGGTGGTGTTCTGGTAGGATCCGAGCCCCAGCAGGAGCACGATTGCGTTGCTGTTGTTGGCGGAGAGATTGCTGATGTCTTCAATCTTCGTGGTAGCTCCCAGGCCGCTGAGGAAGTTGAGCGTAGTCAGCAGGCTGGTGTCATTCCCGTCGACCTGCATACTGATGGTGTTTGCATTCGCGACGCTGACATTGAGCCCGAAGTTGAGCAGGCCGTAGATCTGGTTGTCGTGAACCTGCACATGGGCCACATTGCTGACGCCGCTGTTACCCATGCGAATCCGAATTCCGTCATCCAGAATGTCGGTGGAACCGCCGAGCTCATTATTTGTGACATGCACGATGGTATCGTTGGTACCCCGGTCGATGTCGACAAAGATGCCGTCATTCAGCAGGCCTGCAAGGGCGTCATCGGAGACGATGTTCTGATCGATGAAGGTTTCGGTGGCTCCGGTGGTATTCAGATTCAGATAGATGCCGCCATTCATCAGGTTGAGCAGGTCGTCGGAATCGATGGTGTTGGAGACGATACTGGTCGTGGCGGAGCCGGCGTTATAGCGGACGTCGATGGCATCCCCAAAGATTCCCAGCGTATTTTCGACCGTGTTACCGCTGATAGTCAGGTTCGTGGTACCAGTGGAATTTCCGGTGAAATGAATCGCATCGCCGAAGCCGTTGGCAACGCTGGTGATCTGGTTGCCGCGAATGTTAATCGTGGAATTACCGGCGCCTGTCGTGACATCAATCCCGTTGCTGCCGATCGTGAGTATGCTGGAGATAATGTTGTTGTCGATGTCGAGGCTCGCATCACCGGAGGTTGAAACTTCAATCGCGTTGTCGAAGGCACTGAGCAGGCTGCGAATGGTGTTACCGCTGATGCTGCTGGTGCCGGTGAGATTCTGCACATAGATCCCATCCAGACTGACGTCGATAATCGTATTGCCGTTGAGATTCAGGTTATTCACGTTTTGAGCATAGATCCCGTAAGTGGTCGGGGTCTGCATCGTCACACCCTGGATGGTGACATTGGAAGAGTCGGTGATCTGTGCGCCTGCAGTTCCGATGCTGGTGAAAGTTCCTCCGTTGAGTGTGAAGCTGCCGGTCTGATTGTTGATGACCAGTGGACTGGTGGCGGCGTTATCGCTGTTGAGTTCTGCAATGGTGATGTCAGCATTACCGCCGTTGATATTTGCTGAAACAGCTCCGTTCGTGGTCGTGATTGTTCCCAATTGAATGGAACCGCCGGCATTCTGGATGTCGATTCCTTCTCCGTCGGTGTTGGTGATGTCACTGCCAGTGAATGTGATGTTCGCATTACCGCCGGAAATCGAAACGGCGAGACCATCGTCTTTGGTGATGGGGGTTTGGTCGAAGGTGACGGTACCGCTGGAATCGGTCAGACTGACGGCGGTGTCTGCACCAGCATGATTGATAGAGCTGCTGGCCACCAGCAGGTTGCTGGTTCCCGTTGCAGTAATCGAAGTACCTGTCGGATTGGACGCGGGAGTGTTGATGGTCAGGTTGCGGAGCGTGATCTCGGTGGAATCGGTCAGCTGCACCCCGGCGACGCCACTGTTGGTAATCGTACCCTGTTTGACTTCCAGGCTGCCGGTCAGCTGATTGACGGCCAGGGCGCTGTTCGAGGCATTTGTACTGTTGAGTTCGTCGATGGTGATGTGCGCCGTGCTGTTGTCGATGTTCACCGCAGTCGTTCCACCGGTTGCGGTGATTGAACCGAGCTGAATGGTGCCGCTGGAGTTCAGAATATCAACGGCGTTGGCACCAGTGCCTGTGATGGTGCTGTCAGTGAAAGTGACATCGGCGCTGCTGTTGTGGATGGAGATCGCGGTCCCGCTGGTTGCGGTGATGGGGCTTTGATTGAAGGTAACGGGCCCCGTCAGGCCATTCAGATAAACGGCACTGCCTGCGTAAGAACTGTTGATCGTGTTCTGTGAGATCAACACATTGCCCACGCCATTGGCGGTGATGGCAGGGCCACTGCCGTTGATCAGATTAAAGCCGGTGACTTCGGTATTGTGATGCATGGTGAAGCTGCCGGTGATCTGGGGAATCAGACCCGAGCCCGAGTCGGGAATCTGCAGCTGTCCGAACTGGGTGTTGATGTACTGTGCAGGCCCGGTCGAAAGGACGCGTGTATTCTGAGCGAGCACAAAGTTGCCGGCCTCGGAGGCATCGCGATGGTCGTAGACGATCAGATCACCCTGTTGTGTTCGTGGATCGGCGAAGGCCTTGGCGAGTGTTGCGTAAGGATCTTCGTAGGAGCCATCACTGTTGCCGCCGGTAGCGACGTGTGTGAAGTAGTAGGGATTCCCGGTAGCAGGGTTGATGACGGGAGTTCCGTTAGGATCTTCCACGCTCCGGTTCTGTACGACAATGCTGCGGAGGCGTTCGGGAGTTTCCCCGAGTCGATCGCGGGCAACCAGACCGGCGGCGGGGCCGTCTCTCAGTCCGCTCAGGCTGGGCCACTGCACGGAGACGGCGAAGTTGACTGTGGTCTGGAAAATGTCATCGTGCTGCACACTGAGGTTGAGGGCCACGAGGTCCGAGATACGGGTTTCGACGCGTGATTTCCAGCCCCAGGCAGTGTCACTGTCCTGTGCCTGAAAGAAGTAGCAGCCTCCAAAGGCACGCAGGTCCGTCTTGTAGCCGGTGAAGACGCGAACGCCGGTCTCCAGGTCGGCCCCCAGTAGTGCATTTTGATAATACCGGGTGATCGCTCCGGTGTAGAGTTGATGATTGACGAAGCGGAAGGTGCCTCCGGGAACCAGTTCTTCGCCCCACTGTGACTGCGTCTGGCCGGTGGGGACATACCAGTTGACCCGCGTTTCAAACAGGTCGTCCATGATTTCAAAACCGCCGGAAATCTGCTGGAACGAAGCCAGGCCGGTATCGCGTGTGTCGTGATAAACGTAAGCACCGAGGGTCTGATTCCAGCCGGGCAGGTAGCGACGGGCACCGACTCCGAGATTCGAGCCGAGGTTGTTGTTCTGATCGTCGAGCAGCAGTTGTGCGTCGACGAAAATCAGCCAGTCACTGTTGCAGTCTTCCAGCACGGGAAAGAACAGATCGAATGAGGAGAGCCCCCCGGTACGGCCGATGGTATCACCCAGCTCATGCCGGTAGCCGAAGTGGGGATGAAAGCGACCGAACCAGGCGTGCTTGCCGAACAGTTCTGCGACGTCGGCATTGTAGCTTTCGTCGGTGGCATCATAGCTGACCCGGCCCGGACTCTCTTCGTAGCCGAGGTGATACGGATCGAAGGCAGCGGATGCCAGGGGGGGACTGGCAACCAGCAGAACGGTGATGGCAAGGTAGTGGCGGAGCATGTCGACTTTTCTGAAACGGAATCCCTTCACAGCTTCGAGTCTTCATGCCTGATTGTCGTCGCGCGTTTGTGGTGCGCTGCAAAGTTATGATTTTAAGGAGGGATCTACCACAGCATCGGATGGGCGAAATTCGCGTCAGTCAAGATAGGGATAAGAGACAAAGCGATACTGTGCGAGTGTTATCCCTCATTCAAAAAGGAATGAGGGATAGGCCTGTGTGCGTGAGGAGGTTTTTCCGTGAAAACCAGTGGGAAAGGTCTGTTT harbors:
- a CDS encoding right-handed parallel beta-helix repeat-containing protein, which produces MKRAWLGLFTFFCLPLSLLASTQETSPAPQSENVQADVAELFGDADWFGRYHPHFGYRYQAGDTIGRIGGLSSFDGFLPLFEGEDSNSLFFLDARLLIDSDSTNLGSNVGFGARRYLPEWEHTVGAYLYYDTRNAGYANFSQVSGGAELIGDFWEGRLNWYVPTGTRRKQWGSSMSGTGNYYFSGHYLYGGTLTRFYQAAMTGVDMEAGRRVLTGFNTDVRAFAGWYHFQAQGSQQAWGWKSRIESRINDQVALNLSVQNDRVFDTTVNFSVSFQWPSITGLKNGPRMDLTARDRLGESPERLRAIVVDNQEHASASNTLIRNPATGNPYYFMHVAAGGNSDGSFEDPYETLTKAFNDTRTQAGDLIVFDHRGTSETGDFTLAPGTQVMSSGPAQFINTQFGQQLLPGSNTGLFPQINGSFTMNDRTLLSGFRIVTIDESPSIRADGAQQITITHNTITNDANNGIFLKNARDIFIRNNTLEAIDDDMIEIVNSSGRIVIADNTLRSLASDAGPAVFGDAISVSVNNDAQIDIDRNTITSEVQGSDYGINITANAGDITTRIRDNIITGFDFSLAGGIKYQGNSTGTTHTTISGNTIFNEDGPLTGSGIFNGIQVSHLNGSAMTDIIDNKIVTNDHATLGRAIWLELQTAGATTTNVSQNLISDPDDSEVFAYGFIADIGLGTSHDIFLTDNTFGPNQYNLRTDVKSGAAARMRINQNNFTNSANTAEDLLIYSEDSGSELCMEILNNTAYHLFEFSTNFGGVIKIEDLPNLSTNNNNVPVITTGNVINIADCFP
- a CDS encoding right-handed parallel beta-helix repeat-containing protein, with amino-acid sequence MKRLYFALLLVLCGTASPLSADTFDPEPVDPGFEGGQVSGDVSELFGDSAWFGRYRPHVGYRYQAGDTIGRIGGLSSFDAFFPVLEGDDSDWLMFIDARLLLGDDNHNLGSNVGLGARQYLPEYQRTIGGYIYHDTRDAGYANFDQISGGIETLGDIWDARLNWYVPTGTTRKQYATTHVNNGGSYQFIGHYLYGGTFTRYYQAAMKGLDMEAGAKFYTNDYMDLRAYAGWYHFQASGSPQAWGWKSRVESRISDMVALNLSVQNDRVFDTTVNFSVGIQWPSITGLRNGPRSDLKAWDRLGESPERLRAIVVDNQEVQDPNGGLIINPSTGNPYYFMHVATGGNSDGSYEDPYATLAAAFADPRTQAGDLIVYDHRDGSETGNFVLADNTQVLSEGPAQFINSQFGSLQLPDSGTGINPDITGSFTMSNNSVLSGFDITTTGAGSSIIANGVGNLMVSNNTINHNGAGTAISLTNLTGPATFDQTPLTKTDGLGVSITGSQNAADVTFTNSSITNTNGNAVVIANSGGTIEFGQITTTNGSTAVDIDDSSANITIAELNTSNTTLAPLDINNVSGSVTLNGGTFNNSGFSGVQIVNSNNITIKNTTINSPSTYGINGVNVNNFNFSSNTINNADSDGISVSGSGNGTISGNTIRSIVTAFSTGIDVTLNGNANVDIDNNTITSVIALAGSGIEVTASSGDVTTRIRDNQITSFVDAFGNGIDFTSNSTGVVDTTITGNTITNTIGAFGDAITFHGTANGVMTTNISNNTINNTAGAFGNAINVIYDDGSATTTISQNTIDSDDVGNLFGTSIYLNLNTTGTTTSYITENIISDDNNLALFTDGIAVDIDRGTNNTLFINKNKIAQYGGVFDDGIEIVADTISGASANVQIHDNILNGSAGIGGRGLDVFTSFGSNSLLLDVTGNNTDTSLYFEAVLGGEILVEDLPNLQINNNGASITTIGNVQNAP
- a CDS encoding right-handed parallel beta-helix repeat-containing protein yields the protein MLRHYLAITVLLVASPPLASAAFDPYHLGYEESPGRVSYDATDESYNADVAELFGKHAWFGRFHPHFGYRHELGDTIGRTGGLSSFDLFFPVLEDCNSDWLIFVDAQLLLDDQNNNLGSNLGVGARRYLPGWNQTLGAYVYHDTRDTGLASFQQISGGFEIMDDLFETRVNWYVPTGQTQSQWGEELVPGGTFRFVNHQLYTGAITRYYQNALLGADLETGVRVFTGYKTDLRAFGGCYFFQAQDSDTAWGWKSRVETRISDLVALNLSVQHDDIFQTTVNFAVSVQWPSLSGLRDGPAAGLVARDRLGETPERLRSIVVQNRSVEDPNGTPVINPATGNPYYFTHVATGGNSDGSYEDPYATLAKAFADPRTQQGDLIVYDHRDASEAGNFVLAQNTRVLSTGPAQYINTQFGQLQIPDSGSGLIPQITGSFTMHHNTEVTGFNLINGSGPAITANGVGNVLISQNTINSSYAGSAVYLNGLTGPVTFNQSPITATSGTAISIHNSSADVTFTDSTITGTGANAVDILNSSGTIQLGSITATGGTTAVNIDNSTAHITIDELNSTNASNSALAVNQLTGSLEVKQGTITNSGVAGVQLTDSTEITLRNLTINTPASNPTGTSITATGTSNLLVASSSINHAGADTAVSLTDSSGTVTFDQTPITKDDGLAVSISGGNANITFTGSDITNTDGEGIDIQNAGGSIQLGTITTTNGAVSANINGGNADITIAELNSDNAATSPLVINNQTGSFTLNGGTFTSIGTAGAQITDSSNVTIQGVTMQTPTTYGIYAQNVNNLNLNGNTIIDVSLDGIYVQNLTGTSSISGNTIRSLLSAFDNAIEVSTSGDASLDIDNNIISSILTIGSNGIDVTTGAGNSTINIRGNQITSVANGFGDAIHFTGNSTGTTNLTISGNTVENTLGIFGDAIDVRYNAGSATTSIVSNTIDSDDLLNLMNGGIYLNLNTTGATETFIDQNIVSDDALAGLLNDGIFVDIDRGTNDTIVHVTNNELGGSTDILDDGIRIRMGNSGVSNVAHVQVHDNQIYGLLNFGLNVSVANANTISMQVDGNDTSLLTTLNFLSGLGATTKIEDISNLSANNSNAIVLLLGLGSYQNTTDWLLP